The Candidatus Methylomirabilota bacterium DNA segment GCGGACCTGCGCCTCGCGGTGAACCGCAACTACACCACGCAGAGCGGCGAGAAGCGCGAGGAGACCTGCTTCCTTACGGTGGTGGTATGGGGCAAGCAGGCGGAGAGCTGCGGCGAGTACCTCGACAAGGGCAGCCCGATCATGGTCGAGGGGCGGCTGCAGACGCGGGACTGGGAGACGAAGGACGGCCAGAAGCGCAACGTCGTCGAGGTCGTTGCGGAGC contains these protein-coding regions:
- a CDS encoding single-stranded DNA-binding protein, which encodes MASLNKVFLMGNLTRPPELRYTPSGTAVADLRLAVNRNYTTQSGEKREETCFLTVVVWGKQAESCGEYLDKGSPIMVEGRLQTRDWETKDGQKRNVVEVVAERVQFMGRSKSAAGAPVAPEAVEASAAEGEDEVPF